In a genomic window of Parambassis ranga chromosome 24, fParRan2.1, whole genome shotgun sequence:
- the cdc40 gene encoding pre-mRNA-processing factor 17 — protein sequence MSAAIASLVSYGSDSDSENESESNTSTDKGNQVDLDATAHLKPLPAGQTMSLALLNSAPEVAVKEAVETGIHLDPSMKEVAYNPTYETMFAPEFGPLNPFRTQQMAAPRNMLSGYAEPAHVNDFMFEQQRRTFSTYGYALDPTVDIHQSASNTYIGAVEEAEKNKGLTVFESGHKKSEKRKKVKGGDAGDIDNFLGPWAKYADEKDVAKPTEEEKKELDEITAKRQKRGRNEEEAPAEEKTILHVKDMYDYQGRSYLHVPQDVGINLRSADTPDKCYLPKKQIHVWSGHSKGVSGIRLFPSSGHLLLSCSMDCKIKLWEVYGERRCLRTFIGHSKAVRDICFNNTGTQFLSAAYDRYLKLWDSETGQCISRFTNRKVPYCVKFNPDEDKQNLFVAGMSDKKIVQWDIRTGEVVQEYDRHLGAVNTITFVDENRRFVSTSDDKSLRVWEWDIPVDFKYIAEPSMHSMPAVTLSPNGKWLACQSMDNQILIFGAQNRFRLNKKKVFKGHMVAGYACQVDFSPDMSYVVSGDADGKLNIWDWKTTKLYHRIKAHDKVCISALWHPHETSKVITCGWDGQIKLWD from the exons ATGTCTGCTGCCATAGCTTCCCTCGTTTCCTACGGTAGCGATTCCGATTCAGAAAATGAATCTGAATCTAATACTAGCACCGATAAAGGGAACCAGGTGGACCTAGACGCTACAGCCCACCTTAAACCTTTACCGGCTGGACAGACAATGTCTCTGGCTCTCCTCAATTCTGCCCCCGAAGTCGCTGTTAAG GAGGCAGTCGAGACTGGCATACACCTGGACCCTTCGATGAAAGAGGTCGCGTATAACCCAACATATGAAACGATGTTTGCTCCCGAG TTTGGGCCACTGAACCCATTTAGAACCCAGCAAATGGCTGCCCCCAGGAACATGTTATCAGGCTATGCAGAACCTGCTCACGTCAATGACTTCATGTTTGAACAGCAGAGGAGGACCTTCTCCACATATG GATATGCTTTAGATCCAACTGTTGACATACACCAGTCCGCCTCAAATACCTATATTGGTGCAGTTGAAGAGGCTGAGAAAAATAAAG GGTTGACCGTGTTTGAAAGCGGTCATAAGAAGtcagagaaaaggaaaaaggtTAAAGGTGGCGATGCAGGAGATATAGACAACTTCCTTGGACCATGGGCAAAATATGCTGATGAGAAAGATGTGGCAAAGCCAACAGAG gaagagaagaaagagctggATGAGATCACAGCTAAGAGGCAGAAAAGGGGCAGGAATGAAGAAGAGGCTCCTGCAGAAGAGAAGACCATTCTCCATG TTAAAGACATGTATGATTATCAGGGCAGGTCATACCTCCATGTCCCACAAGATGTGGGCATCAACCTGCGTTCTGCAGATACTCCAGACAAATGCTACTTGCCTAAGAAACAGATCCACGTTTGGTCTGGACACAGCAAG GGAGTCAGTGGTATCAGACTTTTTCCCAGCTCTGGACATCTGCTGCTTTCCTGCTCCATGGATTGCAAGATCAAG CTATGGGAAGTGTACGGTGAGAGGAGGTGTCTTCGCACATTTATTG GTCACAGCAAAGCAGTGCGCGACATTTGCTTCAACAACACTGGGACTCAGTTTCTCAGCGCTGCATATGACCGCTACCTTAAACTGTGGGACTCCGAGACAG GCCAGTGTATCTCCCGCTTCACCAACAGAAAGGTTCCATACTGCGTCAAGTTCAACCCAGACGAAGACAAACAGAATCTTTTTGTGGCAGGCATGTCGGATAAGAAGATTGTTCAG TGGGACATCAGGACAGGTGAAGTGGTTCAGGAGTATGATCGTCATCTGGGCGCTGTCAACACCATCACCTTTGTGGATGAGAATCGCCGGTTTGTCAGCACATCAGACGATAAGAGTCTTAGAGTTTGGGAGTG GGACATCCCTGTGGATTTCAAGTACATTGCTGAGCCCAGTATGCATTCTATGCCAGCTGTGACACTGTCTCCCAACG GTAAATGGCTCGCTTGTCAGTCCATGGACAACCAGATTCTGATCTTTGGAGCCCAAAACCGCTTCAGACTGAACAAAAAGAAAGTCTTCAAGGGCCATATGGTGGCTGGCTATGCATGCCAGGTGGACTTCTCTCCAGACATGAG CTACGTGGTGTCAGGAGATGCAGATGGAAAGCTGAACATTTGGGATTGGAAGACAACCAAGCTTTACCACAGGATCAAAGCTCATGACAAGGTGTGCATCAGTGCCCTGTGGCATCCACATGAAACCTCCAAGGTGATCACCTGCGGCTGGGATGGACAGATCAAACTCTGGGACTAA